The genomic DNA TGCTGCAGCGTCCGCTGCGGCTTTTGCACGTGCTTTTTCAAGGTCATCTACGTGGATGATGTCATCATCTTCACCTTCATCAAGGTCACGCAATTCCACTTCTTTGTCATCTTCATCAAGGACCCGCATATCCAAACCAAGGGACTGCAACTCTTTGACAAGAACGCGGAAGGATTCTGGAACACCTGGTTTAGGAATTGGCTTGCCTTTGGTGATGGCTTCATAGGCCTTGAGACGGCCTGTCACATCATCTGACTTGTAGGTCAAGATTTCTTGAAGGACATTTGAAGCACCGTAGGCTTCAAGGGCCCAAACCTCCATCTCACCGAAACGTTGTCCACCAAACTGAGCCTTACCTCCGAGTGGCTGCTGAGTAACCAGTGAGTATGGTCCGACTGAACGCGCGTGGAGCTTGTCATCCACCATGTGGTGAAGCTTGATCATATACATGACACCGACAGATACGCGGTTGTCAAATGGCTCACCGGTACGTCCATCATAGAGAACGGTCTTGGCATCTGAGTCCATGCCTGCTTCTTTGACAGTTGACCAAAGGTCTTCTGAGCTTGCACCATCGAAAACTGGTGTTGCAATGTGGATGCCCAGATTACGAGCAGCCATACCCAAGTGAAGTTCCATAACCTGACCGATGTTCATACGAGATGGTACCCCCAGTGGGTTGAGCATGATGTCAACAGGAGTTCCGTCAGGTAGGTATGGCATGTCTTCCACAGGAACGATACGGGAAACGACACCCTTGTTACCGTGACGACCGGCCATCTTATCACCGACCTTGATCTTGCGTTTTTGGGCAATGTAGACACGGACCAGCATGTTAACGCCAGATTGCAATTCATCACCGTTGGCACGGGTAAAGATCTTCACATCACGAACGACACCATCGGCACCGTGTGGTACACGAAGAGAAGTATCACGGACTTCACGTGACTTGTCACCGAAGATGGCGTGCAAGAGGCGCTCTTCTGCAGACAGGTCTTTTTCACCTTTCGGTGTCACCTTACCAACCAGGATATCGCCTTCTTTTACTTCGGCACCGATGCGGATAATACCCATTTCATCCAACTGGCGAAGGGCATCCTCACCAACGTTTGGAATTTCGCGGGTGATTTCTTCAGGGCCCAACTTGGTATCGCGGGTTTCGGATTCATATTCTTCCAAGTGAACAGAGGTGTAGACATCATCTTTCACCAGACGTTCACTCATAATAACCGCGTCCTCGAAGTTGTACCCTTCCCAAGTCATGTAGGCAACGATAGGGTTTTGACCAAGGGCCATTTCCCCTTTTTCCATGGAAGGTCCATCGGCGATAAAGTCGCCTTTTTCAACCACATCGCCCACTTTTACAAGGGTACGTTGGTTGTAAGCCGTTCCTGAGTTGGAACGACGGAATTTAGAAATTTTGTAAATATCCAAGGAACCATCTTCGCGGCGTACTTCAACCTTGTCCGCATCCGCATAGGTTACTTTTCCATCATGTTGGGCAATAATGGCCGCACCTGAGTCATGGGCAGCCTGGTATTCCATACCAGTACCAACTAGCGGAGCCTTAGGATCAATCAATGGAACGGCCTGACGCTGCATGTTGGCACCCATGAGGGCACGGTTGGAGTCATCGTTTTCCAAGAAAGGAATACAAGCTGTCGCCACCGCAACTACCTGCTTAGGTGAAACATCCATGAAATCCGCTGATTCAGCTGGGAATTCTTGGTTGTTACCCTGATGACGACCCATGACAATCTTATCAACGAAACGGTTGTTTTCATCAAGTGGTGATGTCGATTGAGCTACAATGTAAGCATCTTCTTCATCGGCTGTCAACCAAACGATTTCGTTCGTAACTGTACCAGTTGCACGGTCAATCTTGCGGTAAGGCGTTTGGATGAAGCCATATTTGTTGAGGTGTCCGTAAGAAGACAAGTTGTTGATCAAACCGATGTTTGGTCCTTCAGGCGTTTCAATCGGACACATACGGCCATAGTGGGTGTAGTGTACGTCACGCACCTCGTAACCAGCACGGTCACGAGTCAAACCACCAGGCCCCAAGGCTGACAAACGGCGCTTGTGAGACAACTCAGAAAGCGGGTTGTGTTGGTCCATGAACTGGGACAACTGGGATGAACCAAAGAATTCTTTGATGGCAGCGGTGACTGGACGAATGTTGATGATTTGTTGCGGCGTCAAGACCTCGTTGTCTTGAACAGACATACGCTCGCGCAGGTTCCGCTCCATACGGGTCAAACCGATACGGACTTGGTTGGCCAAAAGTTCGCCGACCGCACGGATACGACGGTTCCCCAAGTGGTCAATATCATCTACACGACCAAGACCCTCAGCTAGGTTGAGGAAGTAACTCATCTCCGCCAAAATATCTGCCGGTGTGACTGTACGCACATTTTCAGCTGGGTTGGCATTACCAATCACGGTCACAACTCGGTCTGGATCTTTCGGTGCCACAATCTTGAATTTTTGCAACAAGACTGGCTCCACCAAAACAGCTGCATCATTTGGAATGTACTCTACTAAGTTGAGCTGATCAAATTGCTCGTCGATTTTTTCCAACACATCTCTATTCAAGAGTGTTCCTGCTTCCAAGACGATTTCGCCGGTTTCACCATTGATGACATGCTCTGCCAAGGTTTGGTTGAGAAGGCGAGTCCGCAAGCTGAGTTTTTTGTTAATCTTATAGCGACCAACAGGGGCCAAATCGTAACGACGTGGGTCAAAGAAACGCGCGGTCAGAAGGCTGCGAGAGCTTTCTGCAGTTTTTGGTTCACCTGGACGCAGGCGCTCATAGATTTCTTTGAGGGCTTCGTCTGTACGAGAATCTGCTGGATTCTTGTGGATGTCTTTTTCGACGGTGTTGCGAACCAATTCGCTGTCACCAAAAATATCAAAAATTTCATCATCCCCTGAGAAACCAAGGGCACGCACCAAGGTCGTAAATGGAATCTTACGCGTACGGTCGATACGGGTATAGGCGATGTCTTTTGAGTCTGTTTCCAACTCCAACCAAGCACCACGGTTTGGGATAACGGTTGAACCGTAACCAACCTTACCATTCTTATCTACCTTGTCATTGAAGTAGACACCTGGTGAGCGCACCAACTGAGAAACGATGATACGTTCTGCACCGTTGATGATAAAGGTACCCATTTCCGTCATAATTGGAAATTCACCGAAGAAGACTTCCTGAGTCTTGATTTCGCCGGTTTCCTTATTGATCAAACGGAAGGTCACAAAGATTGGTGCCGAATAGTTGGCATCGTGCGCACGCGCCTCTTCCAATGTATACTTTGGCTCCTTCAGCTCATAGCCCACAAATTCCAATTCCATGGTTTCTGTAAAGTTTGAGACCGGAAGTACATCTTCAAAAACTTCCTTCAAACCATGGTCTAAAAAATCTTGGAATGAATCCGTTTGGATTTCAATCAAATTTGGTAAATCAAGAACTTCCTTAATTCTTGAAAAACTACGACGTGTACGGTGCTTGCCGTACTGAACTTCATGTCCTGCCAAAAGTTTTCTCCTTTTTATCAGTTCTAAGACCTCGCCTCAAGAATTTCTCCTAAAACAAGAATCTGTTCACACCTTGTCTTGGTCGTAAAACCAAGTACAAGCGAGCGCTCGGATGAAGGACCATCCGATTACAATAGTCAATAGCTGACCAATACTTCATCCCTTTTCTGAATATTTAGAAATTTTAAGAATACATGACAAATCTTAAAATTTCGTCAAATAGACACAAAAAGAGCAGCTAAATCTTCCTTGTAAAAGTATGATTTAACTGCTGCAAGCCTTAGTTTGGACAATATTTCAAACAAGGCACACGACAAATAGTTTCAGTTAGTATAGCATAATTTCCGAACTTTTTCAAGCCTAATCATTTGAATTCTCAGAAGATGCCCCCGTGTTTTCCGAAGAGGATGTATTGGTACTATTCTGGTTTGTCGAGTTGTTATCATTTGGGGTCTGACTAGGGGTCTGTCCTGTTCCGAACAAACTATTCCACGCCTGTGCATAATCGCTATCCGTTCCACCCACCATGAATTTATAGGTCGTTACAGGAGCGCCGTTTTTAGCCCAATAACTAGTCGTCATGGCACCTGAAACCTGAACTTGACGCCCATTGACTTGGACTGTTCCTGGTTTTTGACCAGTTGAAGCAACAACTGATGAAGCGATAACGCTACTATCTAGCTCAAAACGCCCTTCAAACATACTTGGGTTGATCCGATAGAGAGCATCAACGATGTGAGCCACATACTGGGAATTATTGTGATAACCTGTCCAGACATACAT from Streptococcus oriscaviae includes the following:
- the rpoB gene encoding DNA-directed RNA polymerase subunit beta; this encodes MAGHEVQYGKHRTRRSFSRIKEVLDLPNLIEIQTDSFQDFLDHGLKEVFEDVLPVSNFTETMELEFVGYELKEPKYTLEEARAHDANYSAPIFVTFRLINKETGEIKTQEVFFGEFPIMTEMGTFIINGAERIIVSQLVRSPGVYFNDKVDKNGKVGYGSTVIPNRGAWLELETDSKDIAYTRIDRTRKIPFTTLVRALGFSGDDEIFDIFGDSELVRNTVEKDIHKNPADSRTDEALKEIYERLRPGEPKTAESSRSLLTARFFDPRRYDLAPVGRYKINKKLSLRTRLLNQTLAEHVINGETGEIVLEAGTLLNRDVLEKIDEQFDQLNLVEYIPNDAAVLVEPVLLQKFKIVAPKDPDRVVTVIGNANPAENVRTVTPADILAEMSYFLNLAEGLGRVDDIDHLGNRRIRAVGELLANQVRIGLTRMERNLRERMSVQDNEVLTPQQIINIRPVTAAIKEFFGSSQLSQFMDQHNPLSELSHKRRLSALGPGGLTRDRAGYEVRDVHYTHYGRMCPIETPEGPNIGLINNLSSYGHLNKYGFIQTPYRKIDRATGTVTNEIVWLTADEEDAYIVAQSTSPLDENNRFVDKIVMGRHQGNNQEFPAESADFMDVSPKQVVAVATACIPFLENDDSNRALMGANMQRQAVPLIDPKAPLVGTGMEYQAAHDSGAAIIAQHDGKVTYADADKVEVRREDGSLDIYKISKFRRSNSGTAYNQRTLVKVGDVVEKGDFIADGPSMEKGEMALGQNPIVAYMTWEGYNFEDAVIMSERLVKDDVYTSVHLEEYESETRDTKLGPEEITREIPNVGEDALRQLDEMGIIRIGAEVKEGDILVGKVTPKGEKDLSAEERLLHAIFGDKSREVRDTSLRVPHGADGVVRDVKIFTRANGDELQSGVNMLVRVYIAQKRKIKVGDKMAGRHGNKGVVSRIVPVEDMPYLPDGTPVDIMLNPLGVPSRMNIGQVMELHLGMAARNLGIHIATPVFDGASSEDLWSTVKEAGMDSDAKTVLYDGRTGEPFDNRVSVGVMYMIKLHHMVDDKLHARSVGPYSLVTQQPLGGKAQFGGQRFGEMEVWALEAYGASNVLQEILTYKSDDVTGRLKAYEAITKGKPIPKPGVPESFRVLVKELQSLGLDMRVLDEDDKEVELRDLDEGEDDDIIHVDDLEKARAKAAADAAAAFAAEEAEGKE